The Vibrio toranzoniae sequence CTGTCTTTGTTATCGGGGTTTAACTCAGCCCCTTCTAAGAAGGCACTTGGCATCACGTTAGCAATACGCTCAACAAAAGCCGTCTTCTTAAAGGACTGCTCACCTTGCAGTACTGGAACGAGCTTTGATTTAAAATTAGGCACAAGCAAACATGCTACACAGCCCACTAACCAGTGTAGCAATACGATTCTAGCCAGTTGTGGATTCTTAGCCCCTAAACAGCTTAACACTGTGTCGACTCTTGGCTGTCCGTCCCATCCTCCACCTAACCAATCCTTAATAGGATGGTAGCTATTGTCTAAGGCGATAGCGTTAAAATGGTCATCAATCGCGGGCTTAGGTAATGAATGGATAGACGCGACTGAAATCAGTTCACTTCTCACCGTATCGGGTGAGCCGATGCATTCCTTACCTTTGAAAATATCAGGCTCTAGGGTCATCTTGTTGAGCTTGGCTTCATAGCCAGAACTTTTGAGTAACGCCTTTAGGTTATCAGCCGTATTCAGCACAATGGTTTTACCGGACTCGGTGTACTTCACATGAGGGAACTCTGGCTCTTTAAGCATGGAAGCACTCCTCTTGTGATAAGTGGTCTCGCTTAGTGTGGTTATCGAGCCAACGGTCTAGGTCTTCTTTAAGGTAACGAACCGCACGCCCAATCTTGATAAAGGGAGGCGCGTCCGTTCTGTTTTTACGTTGCCCTTCCATACGTGCTTGACGTAGAAATGAACGGCTCATGCCGATGTAAGTCGAGGTTTCTTGCTCTGTGTAAGCGCGTTTGTTTTTCTCTTGGTTTTCCATACTTTAAGTACCTTCATTGTTCGTGGAGGTACTATGAAAACCTTAGAATCATTCACGGGAAGAAAGGTGGGAAGTTTTACGGGAGCTTTTATTCTCGTATGCCCTTCCTTACCTCTGACAGCATATTTTGGAAGCGTTTAAAGGACATACCATCCGCAGTATCTTTACTAGTGTATAGACGTTCGTTATCGATGCCGTCAATAATCACATCCACATCAAACTGGTAGCGTTCTTCTCTCACATCTTCACGGATCAGATTCCAAACCTCTCTTGCTTTGGCTTGAGGGTAAAGGGTGAGTATTCGATGCTGGATCATTTTAACGGGATTGGTTTCGATGTTTGGCTTTAAGCCTTGCCCTACTTGGTTTTCCGCTGAATTTGTAACTGGCTTAGCTTGGTTAGATAACCGGTTATCGCTACGGCTTAAATCTTGCCAAGTTCGGTTAAAGGACTGGCTTAAACTCTTTGGACAAAGCCTGATATCACTAGCTTTCAAACCTATAGGTAAGGGCGATAATTGCTTGCTACTTTCACTGATGATTTCAGTGAATGCCGACAAGAGCCCAACGAGGCTTGATACCTGTCCTTGACTGGTTTTGCCTTTGGCAATCTGCATCATGCTTTCTTGCTCTGGGTACAACGCTACCAGTTTTGGCACGATGAAAGCTATATTCTTGGAGCTTAAACGCTGTTCGTGGATGCCATTAAACTGACCTTTAACCGCATTCGGGAAAGCCTGGTTAATGAGTCTCGGTTTAGCATAGGCCAGTGTTGGTACGGCTTTAAACCGCGTTAACTGGCATTTACCCACTAAGACTTGCAGAGATTGCTTTTGGGTTAACTCAATAAAGCCCCGTACATGCAAACTATAGAGCAATACGTTATGGCTATCGACTGCCGCCGCGTCTGGACAGTCAATGTTAGCGTGAAGCCTAAACACCCCACTTTCAACCGCATCAAACACTTGTTCCTTAGTGAGTAACGTTAACTTTTCCAGTTCGTTTAAGTGTATGTAATCCCTGTTATCGTCCATCTATAAATCAGTGCTCGTAACCTAGTAAATCGTTAGCTTACTGATTTGATGCTGGCAACACATCACAACGCACTCACTATCCGATGAGGTTCACAGCTGCGGCTTTATGCTCTGGCGCTAGGTGCGCGTATCTGAGAGTCATCTTCAAATCAGAATGCCCTAACAGCTCACGAACTGTATTCAAATCCACGCCATTCGTCACAAGCTTACTCGCAAAGTGGTGGCGCAAATCGTGAAACCGGAAATTAGAGATGTCCGCCTCTTTCAGCAGGCACCGCCAAGGGTATTGAATCAGAGGTGCAGAGTCTCGGTGATTAGGGGTAAACACGTAAATTTGATTGGGGTTTTGTGCCCGCCACTGACTAAGAAGGTTAAACACGGTGTCATTAAGTGGGATACGCCTTGTCTTCTTTGACTTAGCATTTTCGGCTCTCACTGTCAGGTAACGATTTTCAAAAGACACATCTTCCCAAGACAAACTCAGTAACTCATTTTTGCGAGC is a genomic window containing:
- a CDS encoding helix-turn-helix transcriptional regulator is translated as MENQEKNKRAYTEQETSTYIGMSRSFLRQARMEGQRKNRTDAPPFIKIGRAVRYLKEDLDRWLDNHTKRDHLSQEECFHA